From Tubulanus polymorphus chromosome 9, tnTubPoly1.2, whole genome shotgun sequence, a single genomic window includes:
- the LOC141910584 gene encoding uncharacterized protein LOC141910584 produces the protein MELLFKHRFIVKYCTIIAGILLIFGMLYLNNKEIAKTYDSFQQKSKSTYHHQRIHPHFHSQDLERLMRHRHHSLPLYEPGLRGVNTGLNFGFSYDHPMIKSILKQDQKFVDLNQEYVPSPVLVMALSTRRYEEALDAIGSVHRFLPNEKLIVYDVGMTLRQKAYLSSLCNVEIVEFPFKLFPPYVRLLLRFHWKPLVMQMALNKYGAILWMESSTRFITGDLSAAIREAKQTGIRVYGVRHTYSTFSVTNPSVFMYLPSDMTRMRVSGQLQSAPMIIYHTRPVAERVMQWAVLCALERRCMSPTRASRRCYGLKRIRSPASGRYLHCHRYDQSVFNVLLKNMFNFDSKKILGSAKFSTLKRGREKRAPKPKICKRVNLAALLSDYRKEHPHARIKIRYHPIRLAPDPKKVVPAVQPQAAQPPPVQQKGVPPQPQAAQPPPAQQQGVPVQQQAVPAQQQGVPVQQQGVPLQQQGVPVQQQGVPVQQQGVPLQQQGVPLQQQGVSVQQQGVPVQQQGVPLQQQGVPVQQQGVPVQQHGVPVQQQGVPAQQQGVPLQQQGVPVQQQGVPVQQQGVPAQHQGMPVQQQGVPVQQNGVPVQGGAERRAIHESAQQTPPAGIPVNQQGPAQQVQPQIVKTPRHREP, from the exons ATGGAGCTTCTATTCAAACATCGATTCATCGTCAAATACTGCACGATTATTGCCGGGATTCTGTTGATATTCGGAATGCTTTATCtcaataataaagaaatagcaAAG ACTTACGATTCGTTTCAGCAGAAGTCTAAAAGTACCTACCACCATCAACGAATCCATCCCCATTTCCACTCTCAGGATTTGGAACGGTTGATGCGGCATCGACATCACAGTTTGCCCCTGTACGAGCCCGGACTACGCGGAGTTAACACTG GATTAAATTTCGGATTCTCCTACGACCACCCGATGATCAAATCGATTTTGAAACAAGATCAGAAGTTCGTCGATCTGAATCAGGAGTACGTGCCGTCCCCGGTGCTGGTGATGGCGCTGTCCACTCGCCGCTACGAGGAAGCCTTGGACGCTATCGGATCCGTACATCGATTCCTACCGAACGAGAAACTAATCGTTTACGACGTCGGTATGACTCTACGTCAGAAGGCTTAC TTGAGTTCGTTGTGTAATGTCGAGATCGTTGAATTTCCGTTCAAGTTGTTTCCCCCATACGTCAGACTTCTGCTTCGTTTTCACTGGAAACCACTCGTAATGCAG ATGGCGTTGAACAAATACGGCGCTATTTTGTGGATGGAATCGTCAACGCGTTTTATCACCGGTGACCTATCGGCGGCGATACGTGAGGCGAAACAGACAGGGATACGAGTTTACGGCGTGCGTCACACTTACTCGACGTTCAGCGTCACTAATCCGAGCGTGTTCATGTATTTACCCAGCGATATGACGCGCATGCGAGTCAGCGGGCAGCTACAATCGGCTCCGATGATAATCTACCACACTCGTCCGGTGGCTGAGAGAGTCATGCAGTGGGCGGTGTTATGCGCGTTAGAGCGGCGCTGTATGAGCCCAACTCGCGCTAGTAGACGATGCTACGGTCTGAAGCGGATTCGTTCGCCCGCGTCCGGCCGGTACTTACACTGCCATCGCTACGACCAGTCGGTCTTCAATGTGCTGCTCAAAAACATGTTCAATTTcgattcgaaaaaaattctcGGATCGGCGAAGTTTTCGACCTTGAAACGCGGTCGCGAAAAACGGGCGCCGAAACCGAAAATTTGTAAACGAGTGAATTTAGCAGCACTGCTGAGTGACTACCGCAAAGAACACCCACACGCAAGAATCAAAATACGCTATCATCCGATTCGCCTGGCGCCAGATCCTAAGAAAGTTGTACCTGCAGTCCAACCACAAGCAGCCCAACCTCCACCAGTCCAACAGAAAGGTGTGCCACCCCAACCACAAGCAGCCCAACCTCCACCAGCCCAACAGCAAGGTGTACCAGTCCAACAACAAGCTGTGCCAGCCCAGCAACAAGGTGTACCTGTCCAACAACAAGGCGTTCCACTACAGCAGCAAGGTGTACCAGTTCAACAGCAAGGTGTACCTGTCCAACAACAAGGTGTTCCACTCCAGCAGCAAGGTGTTCCACTCCAGCAGCAAGGTGTGTCAGTTCAGCAGCAAGGTGTGCCAGTCCAACAACAAGGTGTTCCACTCCAGCAGCAAGGGGTGCCAGTCCAACAGCAAGGTGTACCAGTCCAACAGCATGGTGTGCCAGTCCAACAGCAAGGTGTGCCAGCCCAACAACAAGGTGTCCCACTCCAGCAGCAAGGGGTGCCAGTCCAACAGCAAGGTGTACCAGTCCAACAACAAGGTGTGCCAGCCCAGCATCAAGGTATGCCAGTCCAACAACAAGGTGTACCAGTCCAACAGAATGGTGTGCCAGTCCAAGGCGGAGCAGAACGACGTGCTATCCACGAGTCAGCTCAACAAACTCCACCTGCTGGGATTCCGGTGAACCAGCAAGGTCCGGCACAACAAGTGCAACCTCAAATAGTGAAAACACCGCGTCATCGTGaaccataa